The genomic interval CCATCTCCATAAATTTTATCAATCGATCCTCCATCCATAAACTCTATGCAGATGTAAACAGCTCCCTCTTGAAAGAATGCACCATAAAAGTCGATAATATAAGGACTCAAACATCTATGCAGGATATCCAATTCCATAATGATTGCCGCGAATTTAGCTTCGTCAAGTTCCAGTCGAAGTTCTTTCATTGCCATGACTACACCAGTTGTATTTCCTCCAGATTGTACTTCGCCATCATCGGTATCAGTTGTAGATGATTTATTACCCGCGAGACCCAATCCAGGTTTGCGCATTCGTGGTCTTGCATGTCGAACTTTGTAAACGGTACCATAATTCCCTTTGCCCAATTCTTCCAAGGTATCAACCTCATCCAAAGATATGTTGAAATTTGTACCATTTGCAAAATCGATACCACCTCCATGAATAACTGCTTTTCCTGCAAATTTCAATGTCCCTTTCTCTGTGTCAACATATTTTGCAAATTGATTAAACATAGAACCCCCATTTGCGGTGTTCGGTGTACCATTTGATTCCGAACCTGGCGCAgcagctggagctggaggtAGACCACCAGGTAGTTTCAATCCTCTTCTTGCGCTTAGTCCACCacccattttcattttcggaATTACCGGAGCAGAAACAAAGTTTTGTGGTGGAGGTCGCATGTTAGGTGGTAATTGTAGCCCTCCAGATAATCCATCTATGGCAGGTGAAGCTGGTACCCCCGGTGATGATATTGTCGCGGGTAACTGTGGTCGTTGTGTAGGTGTGCCTTGTCTTGATGCGTGAAATGCTTTCATTTTTTCTGCCATGGAAGTGGGTAAACCACCACCAGGTTGTCTTCCTACTTGCGAAGATCTACCTCCTCCTGGTATCGATGGACCAGGTCTTGGCCTTCTCGCATTCTGCAACATACCAAGAGGTGTAGAAGATGCTGTCATGGTAGCTATCCCCTCCGAATCTGATGCGGGTCGAAGAGATGGTATAGTAGGAGGTTTCGAAGAACTAGGTGATGTAGGAGCCTCGTTATTTTGGTCATCTGTAGGCTTTTGTTGAGGGGTATCTTTAAGAGCAAAATCGATTGAGTCGCTGGGAGGACCCATCGCATCTAGTTGCGGATTATCTGCCATTATTCTGATAGAAAGAATGTTCGCATTCGAGAGGTAGTATGAGTGGTGGGGTAAGAATCGAATGTTATTGTCGACGTTTCTAGTGTGAAAAGGATTAGTTAGCAGATGAAGTGATTGATATCGCTCTTGGCAAAAGTATATTTCGGATTGAAGAACGGAGATTGAAGGACTCACCTTGTCAATGAATCAAAGTGGTCAAGACTCAACAAAGGTCACTGGTGAAATGGATTTTGACTTCACAATTGCCGTCCGTATGAGGATTCAGGATGATCGGTACTTTGTTGAACGGGAAATATCCCGAttgagaagagggaaggCTGGTCTAGAGCATATACTAGAAGATATACCTAGACCAAATTTCTACTAGTAGTTCTTCTGATTTCCCTTCGTGTGAactttgtttgaattttagGAGTTTAGATTATCCCTGGGAGATAACGAGGTCGTTGAGGCACAAGTCGGTATACTGGCCGGCGAAAGGATTTGAGTCTTGActttttgaagagaagagtgtTTGGGGCAATTCGAGACGAAGAAATGAAGCTCTTGACTGATTTGAACTTTGGACGTGGTGGGTCGAAGCTTCAGATGTTGGGGGGAAGCCGTTTCTACTTGAATTTTTTCCGaaatttcttccttcttggTCTTTTGCTTTTCGGCCTTTCTCTGCCGTTCTCTTCGAATCTTTCACTCCGGGGATGTCGAAGCGAATGAGTGGTTTACAATAGTTGGCAAAAGATGGATTGGAGACTGGAGACTGGAGACTGGAGGTCTAGGTTCTTTATTTGGGACGGGACGAAGCTTTGATTAATAATGAGGGGAAATGGTATTTAGGACAGACAGGTTGAAGAGGTGGGCGTGGTTAGAGTGGTGGGCGTGGTGAGAGTAGTAAGAGTAGGAGAGGAGTGAAATGGTAGGCAATCGTAGGCAATCGTAGGCAATCGTAGGTAATCGtgatgaagattgaattgaGGAAGTTTCACGGAATTccaagatatttattatttaggTTCGTGATGAGATTATGATTATGTTACGGTAGAAAATCAAAGTAGGTGGGAAGTTGgtgaaagagagagattCGTATGGTTATCCTcactcccccctccccctccccctacCCCTCCCCATTCCCCCAAAAGCATTCAGAGAATATCTTGATCTTAGCAATATAAGGACGTAAGTGGTAGGCAATCggcatcaaatccatctatccatctatccatctatccatctatccatccttACAATGGTTGATATGGGATCTCGGTGAATCATTTTACCACTCGAGCTCAAGCGATGATTTGTATTGTTTTATGTTGTTTAGACTAGACGTGATGTATGCACCAGtgttgatatcgatatttcttctccagaTCTCTATTGTCAAGTTGATCTGAATTTGCATGTTGCTTTATGTGTATTTGCATTTATATGGGTATTTGCGCTTGGATTTACAGAGATTTACAGGTGTTTAGCGCGGTATTGTTTTATATCGTAAAACCAAATCTCGTGTATTCTCTATATTCAGCATGATAAATGATACATGATACATGATACATGATACATGCCCAAGACGACGAAAGGGGGTGCATCTGCAGCACGATGACGTTGCGTCCGAAGAGTGAAGGACGAAAATCGATCTTATGGATGGAGGGGCATTGATGAGTGGAGGGGGCATGCAagttggggggggggggggggggggaggggggtgggacaataacaataacaataactGTCTATCTGGTTGGAGCGAAGGTTGGAGTGAAGACGGAAGATGgcgatgagatgagatggatggacaTGAACAGTTAACATTACATCAAAAGATCCAATTTGATTGGCTTCAACGAACtaggagatggatgggttttCCATTGGATGAGAATTCCATAAttccatcatctcttctccatgATGTTTCTCGATTTTCTCGATTTTCTCGATTTTCTCAACGTTCTCAATTGTTCTAATGCTCTccctcattttcttccatctcccatctccaacctcCATCCACCTACTGCCACCCACTGCCACCCACGATCAATCTTCACATTCAAGCCACATACGAAAGAAATTGCCCAAACGCTTTGGAACGTGGATCCATTGTTGTGTCGAGTGAAGACACCGTACGTAGATTGGCACATGAGGCGAGCCGAGTTGGTCTGATGCGAACCCTGAATCGAATGTAGATCAACTTACGATATATACGACTATCTACGTAAACGTACCAAATCTTTGATGGAGAGGGATATGCATCTACGTACTTTTCTTCACCTCTCCTTACCTCTTTCTGGATCGATGTATTTACTGCGTATTTACTGCGTATTTACTACATATTTATGGTGGTTTTACTCTGCACCTACTACACACCTCCTGTATATCTACTACTTTAGGACATCAGACCCTGAGTGGCGtgttggaagaaaagaaaaaagacatCTATCTACTTGGTACAGAGGACGGAGAATCATTATATTGTAATGTGTAAGCTATATCAACGAGGATATCGATACATGCAACTCCATCAACTCCACTGTTCCCTGAGAGTAATGTCTAGTTTTGCAATTGCTGTAGTTATGCTCGGCATGTTAAACGAGTCAAGTCAGGAGAAGATGATAGGTATTGGACGTATGTACCAGCCGCCTTGGTAGTtttatcctcatcctcattctcatccagCGAGGAAGGGAATGGGGCTGAGGTAGACGACACTTTAGTACTAAGGTATCGATAGACCTGACTATATTTGACTTTTCACCATCTTGAGATAGTCCCATCGGAATGAAGGGTCCGGTACACGGTTGTCAAAAGTTATCCTCTTCCCTATTGAAAACCCCAACTCTCTAACCTCGAACTTGAattttgatggatgatttgatggatgatttgataggTCGAGGTCGTTGTAGGGATAGATATCCAATCTTGATTTCGTAAACACGAACAAGAACAAATAGGACACGACGCGGCCTGTTGTACTTCCCTTCCCGTCGTGATAATTCCTGGAAACTAGGTATGGGAGGTGGCTTTTACCAacatcttttccttctccttgcTCTATTCTGGATCTCTTCTCCATGATTGGAATTGTGCCAACTTTAGTTTATCGAGTGGCTCGAGTGGGTAACATTGGATATGATTGAATTGCATGCTTTGACGTTTCCCTTTCCGTTCTTCATGCAAGTTCACGTCAGTCATTAATTTGCGATACAAACAGGGAAAGCCAAGAAATGGTGGAGTTTTGGAAATGgcgagggagggagggaggtcTGAAACTTTGGGAAATTTCATCGTCATTGATGTGGCACTCGAGGCACTGTGGCTGTTTGTGAATAGTGGCTGGGTATCGCTTCTTATCAATGAGCTACAcaggttgggttgggttggacTGAATGGCGGCGATGTACATGATAGAAACTACCGATATCATCGTTTGAGAGCATCTCATCATACAAAAGAGAACAAAAAGAGGTGGTGAGACTGTGAGCTGGGCTGAATTGAGCTGGATTGAATCTTATTGAGTCTGCAATTGAACGGCGTTCGAACGGGTGAAAAgatctcctctcctctcttgcTTCCATGACTTTGATATCATCCAAGCcaacaatttcatcatctcaaGCATCACCACGCACCACAGAGTTACACCCCAAGAAGCATGATGTGAagtatttctcttcttttgttaCACATCATACGGCTGAGTGTTATATGTGACATGCATTTCTAGACGCCGACATCTCAATGGTCAATGTACCAAAGTATAAGTCAAGAACGAGTGCCAGAACATGCGGAAtgccttttctttatataatagatacTCAGATACGACCACGAAACATCCTTTGGATGCAACATCGAGGGGCGATTATCGTCTTGGCCAAATCCCGAGAAGGAGAGGTGAGAGTATTGTTGTCACCAGTGTACTGCATCTGCATGAAGCCTTATTGTGTATCGTGCACCTGGCGGGACTTGGAGTGTATATGAAGAGACGGAACGTCCTCGACAATGATGCGTATGTGCATGTAccatatacatatcatcttcaattcgaCGCGCTGCCCCCAATTCACATCCAGTCGATTGACTCCTTTTGTTTTATCTCTTTATCACATcaccacatccacatcacaACCAATCAGTCACAGCTTGATTTGATACCAAGAACATCCTCCGCCTCaacttattaataattccAATCGAGCTCTTTGTTTGACCCTCGTGCTCTGACACTGACTCTGGGTTGCTGTCGTGCCATACGatacctcctcctccatatCACAATCGACAACCGCAACTCGATGCGACTCAAGGAGTTCTCTCTCGCAAACCTCGACCGTCAGATCATCATATGAGCTACCGAATCCCATCATAGGCACAAGCAAAAGCACAAGCACAGGCAGGGCACACGCATAGGCCCTTTACTTATTCATCTTCCTTGTCATCGTCATCACCACCAACCTTTCATTCGTCAATGATATTCGTCCACGCGGCGACTGCTCAGACTTGGTAGAAAATTTGAATGGCTGAGAACGGATCAACACCCACATATTCCGTAAGTAATCAATTACCAAGGTACGGTGCAGGACGCAGTCTAgtccctcttctccttatTACCACCATACCATCCTTGGCCTTATCGCATTTTCCAAATCCAGGTCCGGCCCAAGAAAAGCTAAAACCACGTCAATTTTGCCCAGTCGTTACACAGCCGCCGTCCCTCAATACTTATCATTCGATAGCTTGAGGgccaaaagaaagaagaagaaggcgaagaaagGAGCAAACCGAAAAGGCTGATTGcacttctcttcatcaatacATTTGATCGTCGTCTTCTATTCAAGCCAAGCAATCTCACAAACTTGATCCCAACATACGAAAACATTATCAAACATCTTCAGCGATTGTTTGAAACCTCAATTGTCAAAGAGGACGAAAGTACCTCGAATATCAACAGCCTTATATCCTTCAGCCAATTTCTATCGCAGACTTTGGTTTGATCATTCAATCCCATCAGATCATCATGGGACTTTTTACATCGCCTACGTCCTTTCGACTGGCCAATCTAGCTGCCAATAACGATGTCGGCGtatcttccatctcaacaCGATCCCTAACAGATGTCGCCTTCGGCACTATGGCAAACGATCATTCTTCACATCCTGCCCTTGGCCATCTAATATTACTAGTCTTCGAAGCCGTCTTGGAAGTCGTATGTGTCAGTTTACCAGGTTATATTGTGGCAAGGCAAGGAATGTTCGATGCAGACAAACAGAAGTTTGTAGCGAATTTAAATGTTGCTCTCTTCACACCTTGTTTGAGTAGGTACCTGGGGACCTGGAGAAATGTGGATAAATGCTAAGAAATTGAATAGTCTTCACCAAACTGGCATCCCAATTAACGGCAGATAAATTGGTCGAACTTGCAGTCATCCCGGTTATCTTCATTGTGCAAACATTCGTATCGTATCTGGTCTCGATAGGGGTTGGTAAAGCATTCGGACTTGGAAAAAGACCTGCCAACTTTGTTACTGCTATGGGTGTATGTTATTGTCACTCTGAATTATCGATTGATAGAAATGCTAATAGTCTCAACAGGTCTTCGGAAATTCAAACTCTTTACCCATTTCACTCGTCATTTCGTTGTCGCAAACATTAAAAGGTTTGCATTGGGATAGAATACCTGGAGATAACGACGATGAGGTTGGCGCAAGAGGTATCCTATAccttctcatctttcaaCAATTAGGTCAACTAGTTCGTTGGAGTTGGGGTTACCATGTTTTACTTGCACCACCCGAAACCTAtaaggatgaagaagaaggacgGTACAGAGATGAACCTCTTCTAATCCCTGGATTGGATGGCgaagatgataatgatgataacGGTGAATCGTCCTCAAACTCTTCTAATTTCGGTGGCAGAACACCAGTCACTCACGCTTTACATGACAATTCCGATGAGGAAGAACCTGCGAAAATACCTGGTATCTTGGCCACGCCTACAAATGGAAATCACTTACCGGGtgacaatgatgatattACTTCATTCCCAAGCATTCGAACACCACCGTCTGAAGAGGAATCAGAAATTCCAGATGGAATCCGAGGTTGGGTCCCCAAGGCAAAATTCCACACTAAACGAACCGTCGCTAAAGCATCTCATCAAACCTATCATGCTTTACCAACTCCTGCCCAAAGAATTTTAACAAAGGTTTCAAATTCTGTCAGCAAATTCTTGAATGGTCTTTGGGAATTCATGAATCCACCGCTCTGGGCTATGCTTCTCGCTGTTATTGTCGCATCTATTCCCAAACTTCAACACCTTTTCTTCGCCGAGGGATCTTTCATCGCTAATTCCGTCACACGAGCCGTTTCTCAATCAGGAGGTGTAGCCGTTCCTCTCATCTTAGTCGTTCTCGGTGCGAACCTTGCTAGAAATACACTTCCTCAACATGTTCTCGACGAAAATTCAGAAGAGAATCAAATTGGCACAAAACTTCTCATCGCTTCCTTGATCTCCAGAATGTTACTTCCAACGTTGATCATGGCACCACTTTTAGCTTTGACTGCAAAATATGTTCCCGTCAGCATATTGGATGATCCAATTTTCGTTATCGTTTGCTTCTTGTTGACAGGTGCACCTAGTGCTTTGCAATTGGCGCAAATTTGTCAAATCAATGGAGTTTATGAGGGTGTGATGAGTAAATTACTCTTCCAAAGTTATGTTATTTGGATCTTGCCAAGTACATTGATTTTGGTTATGTGTGCGTTGGAGGTTGTGGAGTGGGCTGCTTAGGTTGAGTGTTGATGAGGGGAGTGCTTTGAGTTGCGAAGATGGGAAAAGACATTCGATTGGAGATTGAATTACAGGGAGATGAAAGTGAAATGCATTCACGAGTCAAGTGGATGGGAAATTCGAAatgaaaagcaaaaaaaaatgtaCACGATAGGCATACACGGATGAAGCTTGCGCTGGGAAAATCATGTTAACTGTATATTAATTTGGTGGAGGAAAGGTTGCATCAGCGTGGCTCGGCGTTTTTGGGACAtcatattatttgattttgatcgATGCGTGGTATGGCAATGATCTACTTTGTAATGCGCGCATGTAGGTTGTGGGTTTTTGGAGTGGTACAGCTAGGGGGAACGGTAGtaggggagaag from Botrytis cinerea B05.10 chromosome 9, complete sequence carries:
- the Bos5 gene encoding Bos5; protein product: MADNPQLDAMGPPSDSIDFALKDTPQQKPTDDQNNEAPTSPSSSKPPTIPSLRPASDSEGIATMTASSTPLGMLQNARRPRPGPSIPGGGRSSQVGRQPGGGLPTSMAEKMKAFHASRQGTPTQRPQLPATISSPGVPASPAIDGLSGGLQLPPNMRPPPQNFVSAPVIPKMKMGGGLSARRGLKLPGGLPPAPAAAPGSESNGTPNTANGGSMFNQFAKYVDTEKGTLKFAGKAVIHGGGIDFANGTNFNISLDEVDTLEELGKGNYGTVYKVRHARPRMRKPGLGLAGNKSSTTDTDDGEVQSGGNTTGVVMAMKELRLELDEAKFAAIIMELDILHRCLSPYIIDFYGAFFQEGAVYICIEFMDGGSIDKIYGDGIPENVLRKITYATTQGLKTLKDEHNIIHRDVKPTNILVNTQGQVKICDFGVSGNLVASIAKTNIGCQSYMAPERISGGGISQAGANPGGGTYSVQSDIWSLGLSVIECAMGRYPYPPETYNNIFSQLSAIVDGEPPDLPAEGFSPTARNFVRGCLNKIPNMRPTYSDLLQHPWLAELSKPNTISEEDEEEEEDQADVGGLSLEDDVKQDTSNGILTGTEDSEVAEWVKNAIERKKLGLMGTHAQPALHKAPLDTVSPLPSPRE